From a single Cyclobacterium marinum DSM 745 genomic region:
- a CDS encoding PadR family transcriptional regulator, producing the protein MKASNTQTQMRKGILEFCILHIISRGEVYATDLIEELQSAEMIIVEGTLYPLLNRLKNAKLASYKWVESEAGPPRKYYSITPQGLDFLNDLQQTWENLDTSVNQIIAKAKNE; encoded by the coding sequence ATGAAAGCTTCAAACACCCAAACCCAAATGCGGAAAGGGATTTTGGAATTCTGCATATTACATATCATCTCCAGAGGAGAAGTCTATGCAACCGACCTGATAGAAGAGTTGCAAAGTGCGGAGATGATCATTGTAGAAGGCACCTTATATCCACTTTTGAACAGGCTGAAAAATGCCAAACTGGCTTCTTACAAATGGGTGGAATCGGAAGCAGGTCCACCAAGAAAATATTATTCTATAACTCCTCAAGGGCTGGATTTCTTAAACGACCTACAGCAAACATGGGAGAACCTGGATACATCCGTCAATCAAATAATAGCGAAAGCAAAAAACGAATAG
- a CDS encoding putative type IX sorting system protein PorV2: MFSRVNFYVLVGILLSGAVRAQGIAPKYSNEFMNIGIGARALGMAGAQVSAVNDVTAAYWNPAGLLGIKHEHEFSLMHAEYFAGIAKFDYAGYSTNIQEDNQIAVSLIRFGVDDIPDTRFLYDANGALNYDNIQFFNAADYALLLSFARDVSDYLKIGVNAKVIHRNVGKFAKAWGFGLDFGAIYMENGWRIGLMARDITTTFNAWSHNADLVRDIYAQTQNQIPINSIELTLPRATLSFSRNFELTEEIDFLTVLDLDLTFDGERNALYGSDLFNVSPKIGMELGYRQSAFFRIGAGNMQTLKDFDGSKYTSFQPGFGLGFKVSEAVLVDYALTDIGSISETPYSHVFSVKVSLNPLKSGFRLYDGL, encoded by the coding sequence ATGTTTAGTAGGGTAAATTTTTATGTGTTGGTGGGGATTTTGCTATCGGGAGCCGTCAGAGCTCAAGGGATAGCCCCTAAATATTCCAACGAGTTCATGAACATTGGTATTGGAGCTAGAGCATTAGGAATGGCAGGTGCTCAAGTGTCAGCAGTCAATGATGTTACCGCCGCGTATTGGAACCCTGCAGGTTTGTTAGGAATTAAGCATGAGCATGAATTCTCTCTAATGCATGCCGAGTATTTTGCAGGAATTGCAAAATTTGATTATGCAGGTTATTCTACCAACATACAGGAAGACAATCAAATAGCCGTTTCTCTTATTCGATTTGGAGTAGATGATATCCCTGATACCCGATTCTTATACGATGCCAATGGGGCTTTGAATTATGACAATATTCAGTTTTTTAATGCAGCGGATTATGCATTGCTATTGTCTTTTGCCCGAGATGTAAGTGATTATTTAAAAATAGGAGTAAATGCAAAGGTTATTCACAGAAATGTAGGTAAGTTTGCTAAAGCATGGGGTTTTGGATTGGATTTTGGCGCTATCTATATGGAAAATGGTTGGCGAATAGGCTTAATGGCAAGGGATATTACCACCACTTTCAATGCTTGGTCTCACAATGCTGATTTGGTTAGGGACATTTATGCCCAAACCCAAAATCAAATTCCAATTAATAGTATCGAGCTAACCCTCCCAAGGGCTACCCTGAGTTTTTCTAGAAATTTCGAGCTTACAGAAGAGATTGATTTTTTGACGGTTTTGGATTTAGACCTAACCTTTGACGGAGAAAGAAACGCATTGTATGGAAGTGATCTGTTTAATGTTTCCCCCAAAATTGGTATGGAGTTGGGATATCGACAGAGTGCATTTTTTAGGATTGGGGCTGGAAATATGCAAACATTGAAAGATTTTGATGGTTCAAAGTACACCTCTTTTCAGCCCGGATTTGGCTTGGGATTTAAAGTCAGTGAGGCCGTCTTAGTGGATTATGCACTTACTGATATCGGTAGTATTTCTGAAACACCTTATTCACATGTGTTCAGTGTTAAAGTTTCTCTTAACCCATTAAAGTCTGGTTTTAGATTATATGATGGATTATAA
- a CDS encoding carboxypeptidase-like regulatory domain-containing protein — MNNQGIQGNVYWIEGNQMPQASEKEASSLFPKAEKAVKRTIHIHQLTHINQASLGDYLFGSIETPLVASIETNEEGEFSIELPPGKYSIFTVEENGYFASVFDLDSYIHPVEVKKGEWNKVTITINYEATF, encoded by the coding sequence ATGAATAATCAAGGAATTCAAGGGAATGTATATTGGATTGAAGGAAATCAAATGCCCCAAGCATCGGAAAAAGAAGCTTCAAGCCTTTTTCCCAAAGCTGAAAAGGCCGTTAAACGAACCATACATATCCATCAATTGACCCATATTAACCAGGCAAGCCTAGGGGATTACCTTTTCGGAAGCATAGAGACTCCCCTCGTTGCATCCATAGAAACCAATGAAGAGGGAGAATTTTCTATTGAACTTCCTCCGGGAAAATATTCCATTTTCACAGTTGAAGAAAATGGTTATTTCGCAAGCGTCTTTGATCTTGACAGCTATATTCACCCTGTAGAGGTGAAAAAAGGTGAATGGAATAAGGTAACAATAACCATCAATTACGAAGCTACATTTTAA
- a CDS encoding PspC domain-containing protein: MKKTISINISGILFHIEEDGYTALKNYLDAINQHFSHYEDNQEIITDIENRIAEIFLSNLKNNKQVITADNVSNLIQKMGTIADFKAVEQDLDEEKPAEDANNDFYKYVTPPNQNSGKGYKKLTRLVHGKILGGVCAGFANYFSIDPLWTRLITILMLFSGGLNLNALSLPFLSEGFHLNTAIGWWTVIAYALLWIILPVSYDKPEDKNIKKLYRNPDDRVLGGVGSGLSAYFDIDVIWVRLAFFGLTFAGGSGFVLYFILWIITPMAKSITERIEMKGGAITLSNIETTIQQNLTTESSKVESTSKRIVLAPFRFLGKAINAIGKALGPFGAFLLAVIRVFFGLLIFTLGMVILIIPLAFLGLYSELIINNDWAYMWDGFPINTIAELLPVWLAIALSVIVFIPSIVLVLLGISVLIKRNLIDGRFGLVIFGIWIMCILLGAFQAPKIIGQFKSEGSFTVDQKLEVPESTLIISAENNGIDEGELGFVKLQLKGHEKDDLIVKQNFISKGSNRSDAIENASEVAYELQLTDSLLIFDKSLTFPDTAKFRMQHLEQTLFIPYNKAFVMDRKLLSILRNTLGKDGYKNRDINSQNYWVYNENGLLCLNCIDDHKQSSTDSLSRSLFSESYIMK; this comes from the coding sequence ATGAAAAAGACAATTAGCATAAATATCAGTGGCATTCTCTTCCATATTGAGGAGGATGGATATACCGCATTAAAAAATTATCTGGATGCCATCAATCAGCATTTCTCTCATTACGAAGATAATCAAGAAATTATTACCGACATTGAGAATAGGATCGCTGAAATTTTTCTTAGTAACTTGAAAAACAACAAACAGGTTATTACGGCGGACAATGTTTCTAACCTAATCCAAAAAATGGGTACCATAGCAGATTTTAAAGCTGTGGAACAAGACTTGGATGAAGAAAAACCTGCAGAGGATGCAAACAATGATTTTTATAAATATGTAACTCCTCCAAATCAAAACTCAGGTAAAGGATACAAAAAACTAACCCGCCTTGTTCACGGAAAAATACTCGGAGGGGTGTGTGCCGGATTTGCAAACTATTTCTCCATTGACCCGCTTTGGACCAGGCTTATTACCATTTTAATGCTGTTTAGCGGTGGCTTAAATTTAAATGCGCTGAGCTTACCTTTCCTTTCTGAAGGCTTTCATTTAAATACTGCCATCGGCTGGTGGACGGTAATTGCCTATGCCTTACTATGGATTATTTTACCAGTCTCCTATGACAAACCGGAAGATAAAAATATCAAGAAACTTTACAGGAATCCTGATGACCGGGTATTGGGTGGTGTAGGCAGTGGCTTGTCGGCTTATTTTGACATAGATGTCATTTGGGTACGCTTGGCTTTTTTCGGCCTTACTTTTGCCGGAGGTTCAGGGTTTGTATTGTACTTTATCTTATGGATCATAACCCCTATGGCCAAATCCATTACGGAAAGGATTGAGATGAAAGGGGGAGCAATTACTTTAAGCAATATTGAGACCACTATTCAACAAAATCTAACTACAGAGAGCTCCAAGGTAGAATCTACTTCAAAAAGAATAGTGCTCGCTCCTTTTAGGTTCTTGGGAAAAGCAATTAATGCTATAGGGAAAGCACTTGGCCCATTCGGTGCATTTTTATTGGCAGTAATCAGGGTGTTTTTCGGTCTCCTTATTTTCACTTTAGGAATGGTAATCCTTATTATCCCTCTCGCATTCTTAGGGCTTTACAGTGAATTGATCATTAACAATGATTGGGCATATATGTGGGATGGTTTTCCTATCAATACCATTGCTGAGCTGTTACCCGTGTGGTTGGCAATTGCTCTATCTGTGATCGTTTTTATACCAAGTATAGTATTGGTTCTCTTGGGTATCAGTGTATTGATCAAAAGGAACCTGATAGATGGAAGGTTTGGCCTTGTTATCTTCGGCATCTGGATCATGTGCATTCTTTTAGGCGCCTTCCAGGCACCCAAAATAATTGGTCAATTTAAAAGTGAAGGAAGTTTCACGGTTGACCAAAAACTTGAGGTTCCTGAAAGCACACTTATAATAAGCGCTGAAAATAATGGCATAGATGAAGGTGAACTAGGGTTTGTAAAGCTACAACTGAAAGGGCATGAAAAAGATGACTTGATTGTGAAGCAAAATTTTATTTCCAAAGGATCAAATAGAAGTGACGCCATAGAAAATGCTTCGGAGGTAGCTTATGAATTACAACTTACTGACAGCCTCTTGATTTTTGACAAATCCTTGACCTTTCCCGACACTGCAAAGTTTAGGATGCAACACTTAGAGCAGACTTTATTTATCCCCTATAATAAAGCTTTTGTAATGGACCGGAAATTACTTTCCATCTTAAGAAACACTTTGGGAAAAGACGGCTATAAAAACAGGGATATCAACAGTCAAAACTATTGGGTGTACAATGAAAATGGTTTGCTTTGCTTGAATTGCATCGATGACCATAAACAATCTTCGACCGACAGCCTTTCCAGATCATTGTTCAGTGAAAGTTATATCATGAAATAA
- a CDS encoding MBL fold metallo-hydrolase RNA specificity domain-containing protein has product MDVKVKFLGAAGTVTGSRFFLEIGSLRVLVDCGLFQGLKENRLRNWDPFPIEPESIDIVLLTHAHIDHSGYLPKLVKEGFQGPIYLTEASLELVKILLLDAGKLQEEEAKFARKKGYSKHSNPQPLFSREDAENVFPQLKPISFDQAFKINDQLSITAYNAGHILGAAILKLQIKGDNQEKSIVFSGDLGRTKDPILNPPAEIPFADVLFLETTYGDRVNEATGIDRKLGKVIRDTYYNGGVSLIPSFAVGRTQMILFYLHRLQQKGFIPQIPIYVDSPMAIDVTGLYKDFPECHHLGPSLENTNANPFFHKNLHYYRDQESSISLNTIKNNAIIISASGMATGGRILHHLYNRLPNKEDSILFVGYQAEGTRGRRILEGEETCRIYGIDVPVKAKPYYIDGLSAHADQTELVDWCDNFISKPKFTFLIHGEPEAREELAGILKDKLKWNTISPHYMESFLLFSGI; this is encoded by the coding sequence ATGGATGTAAAAGTTAAATTTTTAGGTGCTGCAGGAACAGTTACCGGTTCTCGGTTTTTTTTAGAAATCGGATCCCTCAGGGTTCTTGTTGATTGTGGCCTATTTCAAGGCCTTAAAGAAAACCGACTAAGAAACTGGGATCCATTTCCTATTGAACCTGAATCAATTGACATTGTTTTACTGACTCATGCCCATATAGACCATTCAGGATATTTGCCTAAGTTAGTAAAAGAAGGATTTCAAGGCCCCATCTATTTGACTGAAGCTTCTTTAGAATTAGTGAAAATTTTATTATTGGATGCTGGAAAACTGCAAGAAGAGGAGGCAAAGTTTGCCAGAAAGAAAGGTTATTCGAAACATTCTAACCCACAACCTTTGTTTTCACGGGAGGATGCAGAAAACGTATTCCCTCAACTCAAACCCATATCCTTTGACCAAGCATTTAAAATTAATGATCAGCTAAGTATCACAGCATACAACGCTGGGCACATTCTCGGTGCTGCGATATTAAAATTACAGATCAAAGGGGACAATCAAGAAAAAAGCATTGTATTTTCCGGAGATCTAGGTAGGACTAAAGACCCCATTTTAAACCCGCCGGCAGAAATTCCTTTTGCAGATGTTTTGTTTTTAGAGACCACTTATGGAGACAGGGTCAATGAGGCTACCGGAATTGACAGAAAGTTAGGAAAGGTAATTCGGGACACCTATTACAATGGAGGTGTTTCCTTAATTCCTTCTTTTGCTGTTGGCAGGACTCAAATGATATTGTTTTACTTGCACCGACTTCAACAGAAGGGATTTATCCCTCAAATCCCTATTTATGTAGACAGCCCCATGGCAATTGATGTGACTGGTCTATACAAAGACTTCCCCGAATGCCATCATTTAGGCCCTTCATTAGAAAACACAAATGCCAACCCGTTTTTTCATAAAAACCTACATTATTATAGAGATCAGGAATCATCAATCAGCCTAAATACTATAAAAAACAATGCCATTATTATTTCGGCAAGTGGAATGGCTACAGGAGGACGAATATTACACCACCTTTACAACAGGCTGCCAAATAAAGAAGACAGCATCCTCTTTGTGGGGTATCAAGCTGAAGGAACAAGGGGACGAAGGATCCTCGAAGGCGAAGAGACTTGTAGAATTTACGGGATAGATGTTCCGGTAAAAGCTAAGCCTTACTATATAGATGGCTTGTCTGCCCATGCCGACCAGACTGAGCTTGTGGATTGGTGTGACAATTTTATTTCAAAACCAAAATTCACCTTTCTAATACATGGAGAACCTGAGGCCAGAGAGGAATTGGCCGGAATTTTGAAAGACAAACTAAAATGGAATACAATCAGCCCACATTATATGGAATCTTTCTTATTATTTTCAGGCATATAG
- a CDS encoding RNA polymerase sigma factor, protein MPIKENHTGIVLGLIKGCLAGDRKSQRGLYELYSGKFLSICLRYIKDQDLAQDVLVEGFMKIFEKLDTYRQEGSFEGWMKKIMVTQALQTLRKNKKLLMEVDWDDQDHITSPNLVFGKIEADELLKLVASLPVGYRTVFNLYAIEGYSHSEISNLLGIAENTSKSQLSRARSLLQKQIAPYTIKQKSNGR, encoded by the coding sequence ATGCCAATCAAAGAAAACCATACTGGAATAGTGCTCGGCCTAATCAAGGGTTGCCTCGCAGGAGACAGAAAAAGCCAAAGAGGTTTGTATGAGCTTTATTCGGGTAAATTTCTAAGCATTTGTTTGCGGTATATCAAAGATCAAGACTTGGCTCAGGATGTATTGGTAGAGGGTTTTATGAAAATATTTGAAAAACTAGACACTTATAGGCAAGAAGGAAGTTTTGAAGGTTGGATGAAAAAAATCATGGTAACCCAAGCTTTACAAACGCTCAGAAAAAATAAGAAATTATTAATGGAAGTGGATTGGGATGATCAGGATCATATTACTTCTCCAAACTTAGTTTTTGGTAAAATAGAAGCGGATGAATTGTTGAAATTAGTGGCCTCCTTGCCTGTAGGATATAGAACCGTTTTTAACTTATATGCCATAGAAGGTTATAGCCACAGTGAAATTAGCAATTTGCTAGGCATTGCAGAAAACACCTCAAAGTCCCAACTGAGCAGGGCCAGATCACTTTTGCAAAAGCAAATTGCCCCTTATACAATTAAACAAAAAAGCAATGGCAGATAA